The proteins below come from a single Candidatus Edwardsbacteria bacterium genomic window:
- a CDS encoding MFS transporter, whose product MIAALNNFASETFSALRVRNYRLYFIGQGISLSGTWMSTIGQAWLVLKLTESGTALGLVSAFQYLPVLLLGPLGGVVTDRFPKRKLLYFTQGAFCLLDLILAILVVTGKVQLWMVYSLALCFGLLVAIDNPTRQSFVHEMVGSKLLKNAVTLNSMEINLARVIGPALAGVLIASVGMASCFFINSFSFLAVLICLFLMRGKDLHPIPPIRQFKGQLSRGFVYMWKTPVIREVLVMMAIVGTLTYEFQVSLPLIAKYTFHGNARTLALLTSATGIGSVLGGLFTASRGKAGTFWVAWASLAFGTAILAVSVLPTLALAVTAMVIVGIFSIAFNSLGNTTLQLECTPEMRGRVMSLWAVTFIGSNAIGGPVIGWVGEHTDPRWSLALGGMAAIVAGIYGLISSKKAYSKIDLAVETA is encoded by the coding sequence GGCCTGGCTGGTGCTCAAGCTGACCGAATCCGGCACGGCCCTGGGCCTGGTGTCGGCCTTTCAGTACCTGCCGGTGCTGCTGCTGGGGCCGCTGGGAGGGGTGGTGACCGACCGGTTCCCAAAACGGAAGCTGCTCTACTTCACCCAGGGTGCTTTCTGCCTGCTGGATCTGATACTGGCGATTCTGGTGGTCACCGGCAAGGTCCAGTTATGGATGGTCTACAGCCTGGCCCTGTGTTTCGGGCTGCTGGTGGCCATAGACAACCCCACCCGCCAGTCCTTCGTGCATGAGATGGTCGGCAGCAAGCTTCTTAAGAATGCGGTGACCCTGAACTCCATGGAGATCAACCTGGCCCGGGTGATCGGGCCGGCCCTGGCCGGGGTGCTGATCGCCAGCGTGGGGATGGCTTCCTGTTTCTTCATCAATTCGTTTTCCTTTTTGGCGGTGTTGATCTGCCTTTTCCTGATGCGGGGCAAAGACCTTCATCCCATCCCGCCCATCCGGCAGTTCAAGGGGCAGCTGAGCCGGGGATTCGTCTACATGTGGAAGACCCCGGTGATCCGGGAGGTCCTGGTCATGATGGCCATCGTGGGCACCCTGACCTATGAGTTCCAGGTGAGCCTGCCGCTGATAGCCAAATATACCTTCCACGGCAATGCCCGGACCCTGGCCCTGTTGACCTCCGCCACCGGAATAGGATCGGTGCTGGGGGGCCTGTTCACCGCCAGCCGGGGGAAGGCCGGGACCTTTTGGGTGGCCTGGGCCAGCCTGGCCTTCGGCACGGCCATCCTGGCGGTCTCGGTTTTGCCCACTTTGGCTCTGGCCGTTACGGCCATGGTGATCGTGGGGATCTTTTCCATTGCCTTCAATTCGCTGGGCAACACCACCCTGCAGTTGGAGTGCACCCCGGAGATGCGGGGCCGGGTGATGTCCCTTTGGGCGGTGACCTTCATCGGCTCCAATGCCATAGGCGGACCGGTCATCGGCTGGGTGGGAGAACACACCGATCCCAGGTGGAGCCTGGCCTTGGGCGGGATGGCGGCAATAGTTGCCGGGATTTACGGGTTGATCTCATCCAAAAAGGCCTATTCCAAAATAGATCTGGCTGTCGAGACGGCTTAA